One window of the Crassaminicella thermophila genome contains the following:
- a CDS encoding IreB family regulatory phosphoprotein yields MMNDKSNFTMKFSVDKEKINEAEEILKNVYRSLKEKGYNPINQLVGYILSGDPTYITSYNNARSLIRQLERDELLEELLKKYLENK; encoded by the coding sequence ATGATGAATGATAAATCTAATTTTACAATGAAGTTTAGTGTTGATAAAGAAAAAATTAATGAAGCAGAAGAAATTTTAAAAAATGTATACAGATCATTAAAGGAAAAAGGCTATAATCCAATTAATCAACTAGTAGGATATATTCTTTCAGGAGATCCTACCTATATTACTAGTTATAATAATGCAAGAAGTTTAATAAGACAGCTAGAGAGGGATGAATTATTAGAAGAATTATTAAAGAAATATTTAGAAAATAAGTAG